CGCTCTTCGCCGAGCGGGGTGTGGCGATCGTCCCGACGCTGGTCAACATCGCCACCTTCCCGGCACTGGCGGCGGGCGGAGCGGCCAAGTACCCGCGCTGGTCGGCCCATATGCGGCGACTGCACGAGCGGCGTTACGACACGGTGCGCGACGCGTACGACGCGGGCATCCCGGTCTTCGTCGGCACCGACGCGGGCGGCTCCCTGGCGCACGGCCTGGTGGCCGACGAGGTGGGCGAACTGGTCAAGGCCGGTGTCCCGCCGCTGGAGGCGCTGTCGGCGACCACCTGGGGAGCGAGGGCGTGGCTGGGCCGCCCGGGGCTGGAGGAGGGCGCTCCGGCGGATCTGGTGGTCTTCGACGAGGACCCGAGGGCGGATGTCCGGGTACTGGCGGAGCCCCGCCGGATCGTGCTGAACGGGCGGGTGGTGGGCTGAGGTTCGGCGGGGCGGCGGGGTGGGGCGGGGTGCTGGTCGGCGGCCCGGTCCGGCGGCCCGGTCCGGGGTCCTGGTCCGGGGGTGGCGTGGTGGCGGTCGGGTGCGGGTGCGTGAGGGCTGTACGTCCGGCGGTGCGGCCGGGCGCGCCACAGGTCCGCGCCGGTTCACTCTTCGTGGGTGGGGATTCCGGGTGTGATTGCGCGGCGAGCCGCGTCCGGCCCGCGCGCGCCGGACGAAGGGAGTCGGGTGCCGGGCGCGCCCGCGCGCGCCTGGGCTGTGTCCGGCACATGGTGTCGTCCGAACGCGGGGCGGGGCGTGCGCCCGTCGCGGAGCGGCTGATGTCCCCGCCGGTGCGTGCGCTCGCGAGGCGGAGGACCGGCATTGTGGACGGACCGGGCGTACGTGGCCGACTCCGACAACACACGGTGCTCCTCCCGTGCCCCCTCGGGGGCTACGGGGGAGAGCGTGCGTGCCGGGCGTAGCGCGCCAGACAACATGCGTCGGACACGGCCTAGCGGCGGGCCGCCGACAGGGCCTCGTCCAGCGCCCGCAGGAAACGGCCCGTCGTCGCCCGGTCCCGTACCGCGAGGCGCAGCCACCCCGGTCCGAGCCCCGGGAACGTGTCGCCGCGCCGGGCCGCGAAGCCCAGGGCGCGCAGCCGCTCCCGTACCTCGTCGGCCGGCTCCGTCCGTACGAGGACGAAGGGACCGGCGGCCGGTTCCACGGCGCGTACGCCGTCCGACGCGGCCAGCCCGGCCAGCAGGCGGGCCCGGTCCGCCGCCGTGTGCCGCGCGGCCGTCCCGGCCTCCGTGAGCGCTGCGGGAGTCATGCACGCCTCGGCGGCGGCCAGGGCGGGCGTCGACACCGGCCACAGCGGCTGGGCCGCGGCGAGTGCCGCGACGACCGCCGGCTCGGCCAGCACGTAACCGATCCGCAGACCCGCCAGCCCCCAGGTCTTGGTCAGACTGCGCAGCACCACCAGCCCCGGCACGTCGTGGCGCTCCGCCAGTGCCTCCGGTTCGCCCGGCACCGCGTCCATGAACGCCTCGTCCACCACCAGCGTCCGCCCCGGCCGTGCCAGCTTCACGAGGTCGGCGGCCGGATGCAGCACGGACGTCGGGTTCGTCGGATTGCCGACCACCACCAGATCGGCGTCCTCCGGGACGGCGGACGGATCCAGCCGGAAGCCGTCGGCCGCGTCGAGCAGCACGCGCCGTACGGGGTGACCCGCGTCCAGCAGTGCCGCCTCCGGCTCGGTGAACTGCGGGTGCACCACCACGGGGCGGCGCACCGGCAGGGCGCGCGCGAGCAGGACGAACGCCTCGGCGACGCCCGCCGTCAACAGCACCCGCTCCACGGGCAGCCGGTGCCGTGCCGCGACGGCGGCCCGTGCCGCGCGCCCGTCCGGGTAGGCGGCGAGACCGGTCAGGGAGGCGGCGATCCGGTCGCGCAGCCAGCGCGGGGGAGTGCCGGGGCGGACGTTGACCGCGAGGTCGGTCAGGTCCGCGCCGTCGTCGCGCACCTCGGCGTCGCCGTGGTGGCGCAGATCGTGCCTGCCCGTGGCAGTGTCCGTGTCGGGATCCGCGACAGGGGCGTCAGTGCGCGTGCGCATGGCTGCCGTGGCCGTGGCCGTGGCCGTGGCCGTTCTGACGACCGTGCCCGTGGCCGTGGTCGTGACCGTCCTCGTCGGGATGGAAGTGCGGCTGCTGCGGCGCCCCCACCTTGTCCTCGAAGCCCGGCAGCGCGATCCGGTACACGCACGAGTCGCAGTTCATCCGCAGGTCACCCCGGACCGCCTCGTGGTAGCGCTCCATGACCAGGTCCAGCAGCTCCTCGGCGGGCCCCACCACCTCGGCGGACACCACCTCGGCCTCCGGACGCCCCGCCGCCCACTCCCGTGTCTGCCGCACCACCCGATCCGGCAGGATCCCGGTGAACAGGAAGTACGGCAGCACCACGATCCGCCGCGCCCCGAGCCGGACACAGCGGTCCAGCCCGCTCGGCACGTCCGGCGCCGCCAGCGACACGAAGGCCGTCTCCACGCCGGCGTAACCGCGACCCTCCCAAAGAAGCCGCGCCGCCTTCAGCACCTCGGCGTTGGCGTCGGGGTCGGTCGAGCCGCGCCCCACGAGCAGCACCGTCACCTCCGACCGGCCACCGTCGTACCCCTCCAGGCCCGCCAGCGCCTCCTCCACCCGCCGCTCCAGGACGGCGAGCAGCCCGGGGTGCGGGCCGAGCGGACGGCCGTACGTGTACGAGATCCCCGGACGGCGCCCCTGCTCGCGCTTCAGGGCGGCCGGTATGTCGCCCTTGGCGTGCCCGGCGGACACCAGCATCAACGGCACGGCGGCGAAGCGCCTGACGCCCCGCTCGACCAGTTCCGCCACCGCCTCGCCGATCGGCGGCGCCGACAGTTCGATGAAGCCGCCCGCGACGGGCAGTTCGGGGTGGCGCCGGCCCAGCTCGCGCACGAACTCCCGGAACGCCTCGGCGCCCCCGGCGTCCCTGGTGCCGTGCCCGGCGACGAGCAGCGCGGGCGCGGGTGCGGAGCCGGTTGCGGACGGCGTCGCGGGTGTTGTGGTGGGTCGGGGGGAGGTCACACGTTCTCCTTGGCGAGCGGGCGCTGGGGCGGGTCGTACGGGTGGTAGAGCAGGGCGTTGAACGCGGCGGCGGCCACGGCGGAGCCGCCCTTCTCGGACACGTTGCTGACGGCCGGCAGACCGCTCTCGCGGAGCGCCGCCTTGGACTCGACGGCGCCGACGAAGCCGACCGGGAGCCCGATCACCAGCGCGGGCGCGGCACCCAGAAGAAGCAACTCCTCCAGGGCGGTGGGCGCGCAGCCGATCACCCAGACCGCGCCGGGGCCGACCCGCTCGAACGCGAGCCGTACGGCGTGCGCGGAACGGGTCAGCCCCGGCCCCGACACGGCCTCCTTGAGACGGCACACCGCCGAGCGGCGGGTGATCCCTGCGGCGACCATCTCCACGTCGGCGACGACCGGCGCCCCGGCGTGCAGCGCGCGGTGGGCGACGGCCAGCGTGGCCTCGTCGCAGACCAGGTCGGTCAGATACGCCGGATCGGCCGCCGAGTGGATGACGCGCTCCACGACCGCGCGGGTCAGCGGCGCCAGGTGCGAGGTGTCGACGCGGGCGCGCAGCCTGCGGAAGGACTCCTCCTCGATGGGGTGCACGACACGGGGAGTGACAGTCTGCGGGCGGTCGGGGCGGGGAGTGCCGGATCGCGGGCGGTCGGGGCTGCTCATCGGGCTCCCTCCGACTGCCACCGGTAGCCCCGGGGCGTCACCATGCGGCCGGCGATCTCCCGCGTGGCCGTGTTGCCGACCGTCACCACCGTCATCATGTCCACGGTCGTCGGATCGAGCCGGGCGAGCGTGGTGAGGTGGCTGGTGCCGTCGGGGCGGGAGGCGTTGCGTACGACGCCGACGGGTGTGCCGGGCGTACGGTGCTCCGCCAGCAGGGCGAGTGCCGTGGGCAGTTGCCAGTCCCGGCCCCGGCTGCGCGGGTTGTAGAAGGTGACCACGATGTCCGCCTCGGCCGCCGCGCGGACGCGGCGCTCGATGACCTCCCACGGAGTGTGCAGGTCGGACAGGCTGATGGAGACGTGGTCGTGGCCCAGCGGCGCGCCGAGTATCGCGGCGGCGGCAAGCGCGGCCGTCACCCCCGGCACGCCGACCACGTCGATGTCGTCGGCCGCCTCGGCGAGCGCCGGTGAGGCCATCGCGTAGACGCCCGCGTCCCCGCTGCCGACGAGGGCCACGGCGTGGCCCGTGCGGGCCTCTCGGACCGCCGTACGCGCGCGTTCCTCCTCGTGCCCGAGCCCCGACTCGATCACGCGCGTGCCGGGCCTCAGCAGGTCCCTGATCTGGTCGACGTACTGGTCGAGCCCGACGAGCACCGAGGCCCTCCGCAGCTCCCGCGTCGCGCGCGGCGTCAGCAGGTCCCGCGCGCCCGGCCCGAGACCGACGACGGCGAGCCGCCCGCGCGGCACCCGGCGTACGACGGCGCAGGTGGCCATCGCCGCGCGCCCCTCGGGGTGGGACTTCCGCTTCGGTACGAGGAGTTCACCGCCCGGCCCGGCAGCGGCCAGCGCGGCGGCCTCGGCGACGGACGGGGTGCCGACGGCGGCGAGGGGCGCGTCCGAGGGGTTGGGCACGGCGATCGAGGCCAGCACCTCGGCCGGGTACGTCCGCAGCGGCACCCCGAACCGGGCGGCGGCCCCGACGACGCCGGGCTCGTCCGCCTTGGCGTCGACGGTCGCCCACCCGGCCACGCTGAGGGGCGAGAGCCCGGCGGCCCGCAGTGCGTCCCGCACGAGCCCGTACACCTCGTCCACCCCGGCGCCCCTGCTGGCACCGACCCCGACGACGAGCGACGGGGGCCGCAGGACGGCGTCGGCGGGCCCGAGGGGCACGACGCGGTCGGTGACGTGGAGAGCGGCGACGTGAGGGTCGGTGGTGCTACCGGCGGGGGTGTGACGGGCGGGGGCGTGGCCCGCCGTGACGACGGTCCCGGCCGTCGCCGTTCCCGGTGCCGCGTCGGTGGCCCGCGCCGTCGAGGGCGCCTGCGGGGCCGCCGCCGTGCCCGGCTCGTCCGGCTCCTGCGGGCCGCTCGCGCCACGGGCGGCGGCTGTCGCGTCCTGGTGTGCGTTCCCGGGCGGCGCGTCCGGTCCAGCGGGGCCGTTGAGGGATGCCGCCGCGCCCCGGAGCGCGTTCGCCGTACCCGCCGCGGCCCCTGTAGGCCCCTCCGGCACCACGTTCGGCGGCAGCGGCGGCAGGGGCCACACCGCGTCCGCGCGCAGCGTCACCCGCGCGCCGTCGAGCATCGCGCGCGTGACCGCCGCCACCGCGCCCTCCACCGGCAGACCCAGGGTGTCCAGGCCGGGGATGCCCGTGGCGTCCGTCGCGGTCGTGATCACGGGGGCCGCCGCCAGGACCGAACCGACCTCCGCAGCCAGGGAGTTGGCCCCGCCGCCGTGGCCGCCGAGCAGGGACACCGCGTACCGCCCCGCCTCGTCCACGCACACCACCCCCGGGTCGGTCGCCTTGCCGGCCAGCAGCGGGGCCAGGAGGCGTACGGTCGCGCCCGTGGCCAGGAAGCACACCAGCTGTTCGCACTCCGCGAACGCGCGTTCCACCGCCTCGCGCACCGGGCCGTCGTAGACGCGGGTACGGGCGGGCCAGGCCGTGGCCAGCCGGTCGCGGGCCGAGGCACCCGCAGCCGTGGCGGAGATCAGGCCGATCACAGGGTCGCTCCTTGCGGTGGACGAGGTTCCGCCGGGGGGCGGTCGCCCCACAGCAGGAAGACGGGATTGGTGCCCGCGAGCCGGGTCACGTCACCCGGCAGCGGCGCGAGCCGGGACGCGTGCAGCAGGACGCCGCCGGTGGCGAACCCGGCCCCGGACAGTGCCTCGCGCACGGCCGGTACGCGGTCCAGGGCGGCCACCGACACCACCACCGTCCGCCGGGCCCGCCGCGCGCACGCCGCGACCACGGCGGGCAGGTCACCGCCCCCGCCTCCTACGAAGGCGGCGTCCGGATCGGGCAGCCCGGACAGCGCGTCCGGTGCCGAGCCGTGCACGGTCTGCACGTCCACGCCGTGCGCCAGGGCGTTGGCGCGGACCCGCGCGACGCCGTCGGACGACTTCTCCACGGCGATCGCCGCCGCGCCGAACCGCGCGCACTCCACGGCCACCGAGCCCGAGCCCGCGCCGACGTCCCACACCAGGTCGCCCGTCCTCGGCCCGAGCCGCGCCAGTGCCAGCGCCCGCACCTCGAACTTGGTGATCATCGAGTCCCGGTGCGCGAACTCCTCCTCGCCCAGGGCCCAGCGCGCGGGCCCCGGCCCCCGGCCCGCCAGCGTGCGCGGCAGCGGGGCGTGCGCCCGCGCCCGTACGTCGTCCAGGCACAGCACCACGCTCAGCGGCTCCGGCCAGTCCCGGGCGCCCGCGTCGGCGGGCGACAGCCGCTCGACCCGTTCGCCGTCCGGGTCGCCCAGCGCCGACGCGACGACGAGCGTGCGCGGCAGCCCGGTGTCCGCGAGCGCGGCGCCCAGCTCCGCCGGCCCCGCCCCCGGACCGGTCAGCACCGCCACCTTGGGGTGCGCGCGGCAGACGTTGACCGCCGTACGGAGGTCGCGCCCGTGGGCGCTGACGACGACCGCGTCGTCCCACGGCAGCCCGATCCGGGCGAACGCCACGGCGACGGACGGCGCGGCCGGCCGTACGTCCAGCGCCTCTGGCCCGAAGCGCCCGGCCAGTGCCCGGACGATCCCGAACAGCCCCGGATCGCCCGACGCCAGCACCACGACCCGGGCGCCGTCCCCGTCGGCCAGGTGCCGCGCGATCGCGTCCAGCGCCGGGGCCGGCGGGCCGAGGACCACCCGCGAGGTCCGTTCGGGCAGCCCGGCGAGCGACGCGGCCTCTTCAAGATGCCGCCGCCCGCCGACGACCAGGGTCGCCGCGCCCACCGCCCGCAGGGAGTCCGCGGAGAGCGGCGTGCCCGTGCCCGTACCGATGACCGTGATCACCGCGCGGCGCCCCGGGTCCGTTCCTCGCGCAGCGCCCTGCGGGCGTCCGGGTCGGCCCGCCGGAAACCGTGGAAGTGGCCCGGGTGGTAGAGATGCGAGCGCGTGCCCGACGCGGCCAGCGCGGGCCCCACCAGGAACAGAGTGTGCTTCCAGAGCCGGTGCTCCTTGACCGTCTCCTCCAGCGTGCCCAGGGTGCAGCGCACGACCAGCTCCTCCGGCCAGGTCACCTGATGGGCGACCACGACCGGCGTGGACGTCGGATAGCCGCCCTCCAGCAGCTCCAGGGCGAGCTGGCCCGACCGCGCGGCGGACAGGAACACCGCCATCGTCGTGCCGTGCCGGGCGAACTCCCGCACCTCCTCGCCCGGCGGCATCGGCGTCTTGCCCCCGCCGAGCCGGGTCAGGATCACCGACTGCGCGACCTCCGGGATCGTCAGCTCCCGCCCGGCCGCCGCCGCGACGGCGGAGAACGACGACACCCCCGGCACGATCTCCACCTCCAGCCCCAGCGCCTCGCAGCGGTCCAGCTGCTCCTGCGTACCGCCCCACAGCGCCGGGTCGCCCGAGTGGATCCGGGCCACCTTCAGACCGTCGCGCACCGCCCGCTCGTACACGGTGACGACGTCCTCCAGGGAAAGCGCCGCCGAGTCGAGGATCTCCGCGCCCTCGCGCGCGTGCTCCAGCACTTCCGCCTGCACCAGGCTGGCCGCCCAGATGACGACGTCGGCGTCGGCGATGGCCCGCGCCGCACGGAAGGTCAGCAGGTCGGCGGCGCCGGGGCCCGCGCCGACGAAGGTCACTCTGCCGGGGGTCGTGTCGGTCATCAGCGGCGTTCCTCGCGGGTCAACGGGGCGGGGGAGCGGAAGGGGTGAACATGGAAGTGCGGACCGGGGGCCCGATCGGCTAGCAAGGGCGCATGGCGGTGTTCGTCGCGCTCGGCGCGTTCCTCATGACGCTCTTCGGCGGCTGGACGGCGCAGCGCGTCACCGACCGGCGCCATCTGGTACTCGGCCTCGCGGGCGGACTGATGCTCGGCGTGGTCGGCCTCGAACTGCTCCCGGAGGCCATGGAGGCGGCCGGCGAGGACTTCCTCGGCGTCCACCAGGCGCTGCTGCTGTTCGTCGGGGGCTTCCTCTTCGCGCACGTCGTGGAACGCCTGCTGGCCGTCCGCAGGGCCGCGCACGGCGCGGCGGACGCCGACGACCCGCACCGGCACGGCCGGGACGCCGGGCGGCCCGAGCGCGCCCCGCAGGTGGGTCTGACAGCGGCGGCGGCGATGGTCCTGCACAGCCTGATGGACGGCGTCGCGCTCGGCGCCGCGTTCCAGGTCGGCGGCGGCATGGGCGCGACCGTCGCGCTCGCCGTCATCACCCACGACTTCGCCGACGGCTTCAACACGTACACGCTGACCAGCCTGTACGGGAACGACCGCCGCAGGGCCCTCGCGATGCTCCTCGCCGACGCCGTGGCCCCGGTCGTCGGCGCCGCCTCCACCCTGCTGTTCACCCTTCCGGAGGAACTGCTCGGCAGCTATCTCGGCTTCTTCGGCGGCGCGCTGTTGTATCTGGCCGCCGCCGAGATCCTGCCCGAGGCGCACCACGAGCACCCGGCCCTGTCGACACTGCTGTGCACCGTCGGCGGCGTGGGCTTCATCTGGCTGGTGGTGGCGACGGCCGCCTGACGCGCCCCGAAGCCCTCCCCGGGACTCCCTCCGGAGGTCTTCCCGACACCGCTCTTCCCGGCGGGCGTTCACAGCTTCCCTCCGCGCCCGCCGTCACGCCGCGCGGGCGCGATGAGCGTCGAGAGGTACGGCAGCGTCCCCCGCTCCAGCTCGGCGGCCGGCCGGATCGACTCCTCGGGCAGCCCCAGCGCCGACCCCCACACCGCGCCCTCGATACGGCCCGTCTCGCGCAGCGCCGCCGCGACCTCGCCCGCCAGCCGCCCGAACTTGTACGCGACGACGGTGCCCGGACCCTCCAGGGCGTCCTTCAGTACGGAGGCGCCCGCCGTCACCGGCACCAGCGTCAGCGGCTCGGTGCCCTCGGCCAGCACGGCGCCCCCGCGCGCGGCGAGGTCCTGCATCGCGGTGATCCCCGGCACGGTCTCCACGACCGTCCCCGGCAGCAGCTCACCGATCGTCTGGGCGAGATACGTGAACGTCGAGTACACGTTCGGGTCGCCGATGGTCGCGAACGCCACGCTTCCGTACGGATGCGCCCGCAGCAGCTCCGCGACGCGCGCGCCCGCCGCGTCCCACGCCGCCTCGCGACGGGCCCGGTCGGCGCGTTCGTTGAGCGCGAAGACGATCCGTACGACGTTCTCGGGCGCGACGTGGTGCAGCACCGTCGCCTCGGCCCGGCCCGGTTCCCCGCCGTCCGTGCCGTCGGCCGCCGCCATCACCGGTACGACGACGACATCCGCCTCCCGCAGCAGGCGCACGCCCTTCACCGTCACCAGTTCGGGGTCACCGGGGCCCACCCCGACCCCGACGAGTCTGCCGCTCATGCCGAGCACCTTTCGACGAATCTCCGTGCCACGCCGGGCGCCGCCGCCCAGTGCGTGTGCAGATAGCTGGCGTGCACACCCCGCTGGACGAACCCCTCCACCCGGCGCTCGGGCCGTACCAGCCCCCACGCGGGCGCCGCGCCGGCCCCCGGGTCCAGCACCGTCCGGTGGAACTCGTGGCCCCGCAGCCGGGTCCCGGCCGCCGCGAGGACGCTGTCCCCGACGGCGACCGCCTCCCGGTACCCGAGCGTCAGCCGCTCCGACATCCGCGCGTCCGCGTCGAGCACCCCGCACATCGGCGCCCCGTCCAGCGACCGCGCCAGATACAGCAGCCCGGCGCACTCGGCGGCCACGGGGGCGCCGGAGCCCGCCAGTTCGGCGACGGCCTCCCGCAGCGGCGCGTTGGCGCCCAGCTCGGGCGCGTACACCTCGGGAAACCCGCCGCCGATCACCAGCCCCCGTGTGCCGGGCGGCAGCCGCTCGTCACGGAGGGGATCGAAGACGACGACCTCGGCACCGGCGGCACACAGCAGCTCGGCGTGCTCGGCGTACGAGAAGGTGAAGGCGGCCCCTCCGGCGACGGCCACGACGGGCCTCGCCGCTGTCCGGGGGGCGGGCCCTTCCAGCCCCTCCGGCCTGTGAGGAGCAGGCCCTTCCAGCCCGTCCGGTGTGTGAGGAGCGGGGTCCGGGGCGGCGCCCCGGTTTCGGGAAGGGGCGGGTAGGGGACCAGGCCCGCCGCAGGCGCCACCCCCCACCTCCGCGCCCCCCACCTCCCGCACCGGCTCCCACACCCCCACCTCCAAAGGAGGCGCGCTGCGCGCCAACGCCAGCAACCCCTCCACGTCGCACCCCACCCGCACCCGCTCCGCCAGCCCCCGCACCACCGCCACCGCGTCTCCGCGCCGCTCCGCCACCGGCACCAGCCCCAGATGCCGCGATGGCGTCTCGATCTCCCGAGCCCGCCGCAGCACCCCGAACACCGGCACCCCCGACTCGTCCAGCGCCTCCCGCAACAGCTCCTCGTGCCGGTCGGAACCGACCTTGTTGAGGATCACCCCGCCGATCCGCGTCTCCGGGTCCCACGACGCGAAACCGTGCACCAGCGCCGCCACCGACCGGGACTGCGACGACGCGTCCACCACGAGCACCACCGGCGCCCGCAGCAGCTTCGCCACCTGGGCGGTGGAGGCGAGTTCGCCCTGCCCGGCAGCGCCGTCGTACAGCCCCATCACGCCCTCGACCACGGCCAGGTCGCAACCCGCCGCGCCGTGTGCGAAGAGCGGGGCGATCAGCTCCGTACCGCACAGATACGCGTCGAGGTTGCGGCCCGGCCGGCCCGTCGCCAGCGTGTGGTACCCCGCGTCGATGTAGTCCGGCCCGACCTTGTGCGGCGACACGGCGAGGCCGCGCCCGGCGAGGAGCGCCATCAGTCCGGTGGCGACGGTGGTCTTGCCGCTGCCGGAGGCCGGCGCGGCGACGACGAGACGCGGTACGCGGACGGTACGCCGCTCCGCGACAAGGGGCGCGGCCGTGGATGTGGCCGGGGAGGTGCTCACCACTCGATGCCCCTCTGCCCCTTCTGCCCCGCGTCCATCGGATGCTTGACCTTCGTCATGTCCGTGACCAGATCGGCCAGTTCGACCAGCGCCTCCGGCGCGTTCCGCCCCGTGATCACCACGTGCTGGGTCCCCGGCCGCTCCCGCAGCACCCGTACGACCTCGTCGGTGTCGACCCAGCCCCAGTGCATCGGGTACGCGAACTCGTCCAGCACGTACAGCCGGTACGTCTGGGCCGCCAGGTCCCGCTTCACCTGCTCCCAGCCCTCGCGCGCCGCGTCCTCGTTGGAAAGCTGACTGTCGCGCTGCACCCAGGACCAGCCCTCGCCCATCTTGTGCCAGTCGACCGAACCGCCCTCGCCGCTCGCCCCCAGCACCCTCAGCGCGTGCTCCTCGCCGACCTTCCACTTCGCCGACTTGACGAACTGGAACACCCCGATCGGCCACCCCTGCGTCCAGCCGCGCAGCGCGAGCCCGAACGCCGCCGTCGACTTGCCCTTGCCGGTGCCCGTGTGGACCACGACCAGCGGACGGTTGCGGCGCTGCCGGGTGGTGAGCCCGTCGTCCGGCACGACGGCCGGCTGTCCCTGCGGCATCAGGCCACCCTCCGCTGCGCGACCGGACGGCCGCCGCCCGGACGCGTGCCCGAAGGCCCGCCCGGCTTCCCGCCCGGACGGCTGCCCGAAGCGCCCTGTACGTCCCTGACCAGGCCCGCGATGCTGTCGGCGCGCAGCTCGTCGAGCGTGACGGCCGTCCCGCCCAGCTCGCCCGCGAGCGCCACCGCCAGCCCGAGCCGTACCGGCCCCGACTCGCAGTCCACGACCACCGACGCCGTGCCCTCGGCGGCGTGCAGCCGCGCCGCGCGCGTCCCGAGCGCCACCGCGTCGGCGCTCCCCGTCGCCCGCCCGTCCGTGACCACGACGAGCAGCGGGCGCCGCGCGGGGTCGCGCAGCCGCTCCACCCGCAGGACGTCGTGCGCCTTCAACAGCCCGGCGGACAGCGGCGTGCGCCCGCCCGTGGGCAGCGTCTCCAGCCGGACCGCCGCCGCGTCGACCGACGAGGTGGGCGGCAGCGCCACCGTCGCGTCCTTCCCGCGGAAGGTGATCAGCCCGACCTTGTCGCGCCGCTGGTACGCGTCGAGAAGCAGCGACAGCACCGCGCCCTTCACGGCCGACATGCGCTGCCGCGCGGCCATCGACCCGGAGGCGTCCACCACGAACAGCACCAGATTGCCCTCACGCCCCTCACGGGTCG
Above is a window of Streptomyces sp. NBC_01498 DNA encoding:
- the cobC gene encoding Rv2231c family pyridoxal phosphate-dependent protein CobC, whose product is MRTRTDAPVADPDTDTATGRHDLRHHGDAEVRDDGADLTDLAVNVRPGTPPRWLRDRIAASLTGLAAYPDGRAARAAVAARHRLPVERVLLTAGVAEAFVLLARALPVRRPVVVHPQFTEPEAALLDAGHPVRRVLLDAADGFRLDPSAVPEDADLVVVGNPTNPTSVLHPAADLVKLARPGRTLVVDEAFMDAVPGEPEALAERHDVPGLVVLRSLTKTWGLAGLRIGYVLAEPAVVAALAAAQPLWPVSTPALAAAEACMTPAALTEAGTAARHTAADRARLLAGLAASDGVRAVEPAAGPFVLVRTEPADEVRERLRALGFAARRGDTFPGLGPGWLRLAVRDRATTGRFLRALDEALSAARR
- a CDS encoding sirohydrochlorin chelatase: MLVAGHGTRDAGGAEAFREFVRELGRRHPELPVAGGFIELSAPPIGEAVAELVERGVRRFAAVPLMLVSAGHAKGDIPAALKREQGRRPGISYTYGRPLGPHPGLLAVLERRVEEALAGLEGYDGGRSEVTVLLVGRGSTDPDANAEVLKAARLLWEGRGYAGVETAFVSLAAPDVPSGLDRCVRLGARRIVVLPYFLFTGILPDRVVRQTREWAAGRPEAEVVSAEVVGPAEELLDLVMERYHEAVRGDLRMNCDSCVYRIALPGFEDKVGAPQQPHFHPDEDGHDHGHGHGRQNGHGHGHGHGSHAHAH
- a CDS encoding precorrin-8X methylmutase codes for the protein MSSPDRPRSGTPRPDRPQTVTPRVVHPIEEESFRRLRARVDTSHLAPLTRAVVERVIHSAADPAYLTDLVCDEATLAVAHRALHAGAPVVADVEMVAAGITRRSAVCRLKEAVSGPGLTRSAHAVRLAFERVGPGAVWVIGCAPTALEELLLLGAAPALVIGLPVGFVGAVESKAALRESGLPAVSNVSEKGGSAVAAAAFNALLYHPYDPPQRPLAKENV
- the cobJ gene encoding precorrin-3B C(17)-methyltransferase; the protein is MIGLISATAAGASARDRLATAWPARTRVYDGPVREAVERAFAECEQLVCFLATGATVRLLAPLLAGKATDPGVVCVDEAGRYAVSLLGGHGGGANSLAAEVGSVLAAAPVITTATDATGIPGLDTLGLPVEGAVAAVTRAMLDGARVTLRADAVWPLPPLPPNVVPEGPTGAAAGTANALRGAAASLNGPAGPDAPPGNAHQDATAAARGASGPQEPDEPGTAAAPQAPSTARATDAAPGTATAGTVVTAGHAPARHTPAGSTTDPHVAALHVTDRVVPLGPADAVLRPPSLVVGVGASRGAGVDEVYGLVRDALRAAGLSPLSVAGWATVDAKADEPGVVGAAARFGVPLRTYPAEVLASIAVPNPSDAPLAAVGTPSVAEAAALAAAGPGGELLVPKRKSHPEGRAAMATCAVVRRVPRGRLAVVGLGPGARDLLTPRATRELRRASVLVGLDQYVDQIRDLLRPGTRVIESGLGHEEERARTAVREARTGHAVALVGSGDAGVYAMASPALAEAADDIDVVGVPGVTAALAAAAILGAPLGHDHVSISLSDLHTPWEVIERRVRAAAEADIVVTFYNPRSRGRDWQLPTALALLAEHRTPGTPVGVVRNASRPDGTSHLTTLARLDPTTVDMMTVVTVGNTATREIAGRMVTPRGYRWQSEGAR
- the cbiE gene encoding precorrin-6y C5,15-methyltransferase (decarboxylating) subunit CbiE; this translates as MITVIGTGTGTPLSADSLRAVGAATLVVGGRRHLEEAASLAGLPERTSRVVLGPPAPALDAIARHLADGDGARVVVLASGDPGLFGIVRALAGRFGPEALDVRPAAPSVAVAFARIGLPWDDAVVVSAHGRDLRTAVNVCRAHPKVAVLTGPGAGPAELGAALADTGLPRTLVVASALGDPDGERVERLSPADAGARDWPEPLSVVLCLDDVRARAHAPLPRTLAGRGPGPARWALGEEEFAHRDSMITKFEVRALALARLGPRTGDLVWDVGAGSGSVAVECARFGAAAIAVEKSSDGVARVRANALAHGVDVQTVHGSAPDALSGLPDPDAAFVGGGGGDLPAVVAACARRARRTVVVSVAALDRVPAVREALSGAGFATGGVLLHASRLAPLPGDVTRLAGTNPVFLLWGDRPPAEPRPPQGATL
- the cobM gene encoding precorrin-4 C(11)-methyltransferase, translated to MTDTTPGRVTFVGAGPGAADLLTFRAARAIADADVVIWAASLVQAEVLEHAREGAEILDSAALSLEDVVTVYERAVRDGLKVARIHSGDPALWGGTQEQLDRCEALGLEVEIVPGVSSFSAVAAAAGRELTIPEVAQSVILTRLGGGKTPMPPGEEVREFARHGTTMAVFLSAARSGQLALELLEGGYPTSTPVVVAHQVTWPEELVVRCTLGTLEETVKEHRLWKHTLFLVGPALAASGTRSHLYHPGHFHGFRRADPDARRALREERTRGAAR
- a CDS encoding ZIP family metal transporter; translation: MAVFVALGAFLMTLFGGWTAQRVTDRRHLVLGLAGGLMLGVVGLELLPEAMEAAGEDFLGVHQALLLFVGGFLFAHVVERLLAVRRAAHGAADADDPHRHGRDAGRPERAPQVGLTAAAAMVLHSLMDGVALGAAFQVGGGMGATVALAVITHDFADGFNTYTLTSLYGNDRRRALAMLLADAVAPVVGAASTLLFTLPEELLGSYLGFFGGALLYLAAAEILPEAHHEHPALSTLLCTVGGVGFIWLVVATAA
- the cobI gene encoding precorrin-2 C(20)-methyltransferase; translated protein: MSGRLVGVGVGPGDPELVTVKGVRLLREADVVVVPVMAAADGTDGGEPGRAEATVLHHVAPENVVRIVFALNERADRARREAAWDAAGARVAELLRAHPYGSVAFATIGDPNVYSTFTYLAQTIGELLPGTVVETVPGITAMQDLAARGGAVLAEGTEPLTLVPVTAGASVLKDALEGPGTVVAYKFGRLAGEVAAALRETGRIEGAVWGSALGLPEESIRPAAELERGTLPYLSTLIAPARRDGGRGGKL